A window of the Streptomyces sp. NBC_00454 genome harbors these coding sequences:
- a CDS encoding CBS domain-containing protein: MTSTPYTVADVMTTKVIAVTPSTGFKDIATAMEQWKVTALPVIEGEGHVVGVVSEADLLPKEEFHEHRPGLIEQMRRLGDTAKAGSTLAENMMTTPAVTIRPDATLPQAARLMADRHIKRLPVVDADGTLMGIVSRADLLKVFLRTDEELATEIRRTVVDRLFPLSHEAVKVTVARGVATLTGKVRDGNLIPLAERLTHAVEGIVAVQCQLKPSPRRTAMCIGTENTTPDIQRSHEGALTTPNGMWTLGVAGAVPFRWET; this comes from the coding sequence ATGACCTCCACCCCCTACACCGTCGCCGACGTCATGACCACCAAGGTCATCGCCGTCACCCCCTCGACCGGCTTCAAGGACATCGCCACCGCGATGGAGCAGTGGAAGGTGACCGCCCTACCCGTCATCGAAGGGGAGGGCCATGTCGTCGGCGTGGTCTCCGAGGCCGACCTCCTGCCCAAGGAGGAGTTCCACGAGCACCGCCCGGGCCTGATCGAGCAGATGCGCCGGCTCGGCGATACCGCCAAGGCGGGCTCCACCCTCGCCGAGAACATGATGACCACCCCGGCGGTCACGATCCGCCCTGACGCCACCCTGCCTCAGGCCGCCCGCCTCATGGCCGACCGGCACATCAAGCGCCTCCCGGTCGTCGACGCCGACGGCACCCTCATGGGCATCGTCAGCCGCGCCGACCTCCTCAAGGTCTTCCTCCGCACCGACGAGGAACTCGCCACCGAGATCCGCCGCACCGTCGTCGACCGCCTGTTCCCTCTCTCCCACGAAGCCGTCAAGGTCACCGTGGCCAGAGGGGTCGCCACCCTGACTGGCAAGGTCCGCGACGGCAACCTGATCCCGCTGGCCGAACGCCTCACCCATGCTGTGGAGGGCATCGTCGCCGTCCAATGCCAACTCAAGCCTTCACCGAGACGGACCGCGATGTGCATCGGCACTGAAAACACCACGCCGGATATACAGCGTAGTCACGAGGGCGCATTGACGACTCCGAACGGTATGTGGACGCTGGGTGTAGCTGGTGCAGTGCCGTTCAGGTGGGAGACCTGA
- a CDS encoding Crp/Fnr family transcriptional regulator, with product MSTMHTILEAMAPEALLAHSHQVTIPAGTRIFNERRRAEKFWIIQCGTVDLDTHVPGHKNVVVDTLGYGELLGWSWMFPPYTWHLGATASNEVRALEFDAAAVRQLCNEDSAVGRSVSVAVGAVIADRLGSARTRLLDLFAPHGSGTPLAYAR from the coding sequence ATGAGCACCATGCACACCATCCTCGAAGCGATGGCACCAGAAGCCCTGCTCGCCCACTCCCACCAGGTGACCATCCCGGCCGGCACCCGCATCTTCAACGAACGCCGGCGGGCCGAGAAGTTCTGGATCATCCAGTGCGGCACCGTGGACCTCGACACCCACGTCCCCGGCCACAAGAACGTGGTCGTCGACACCCTCGGCTACGGCGAGCTCCTCGGCTGGTCCTGGATGTTCCCTCCCTACACCTGGCACCTCGGCGCCACCGCCTCCAACGAGGTTCGCGCCCTGGAGTTCGACGCCGCGGCTGTACGCCAGCTGTGCAACGAGGACTCGGCCGTCGGTCGTTCCGTCTCCGTCGCCGTGGGCGCGGTCATCGCCGACCGGCTCGGCTCGGCCCGCACCCGGCTCCTTGACCTGTTCGCCCCTCACGGCAGCGGCACCCCGCTCGCCTACGCACGCTGA